A genomic window from Mesorhizobium sp. 131-2-1 includes:
- a CDS encoding tripartite tricarboxylate transporter TctB family protein, which translates to MSTSDQQAPPRFAVPELLIGVGLLACAAAVAWQTLAIPVSPLYSKVGPTVFPYITMAGMVVLSLLLIVAALRGGWQPEEEKETPTDWKAMGFVAAGLVANLVLIQPLGFTAASVIMFVLICYGFGSRNPLRDALLGLILALAAYFGFARALGVNIGAGFVENQLNTAINAVIAMVRG; encoded by the coding sequence ATGAGCACCAGCGACCAGCAGGCGCCGCCGCGCTTTGCCGTACCCGAATTGTTGATCGGCGTCGGGCTTCTGGCCTGCGCCGCCGCCGTGGCCTGGCAGACGCTGGCGATCCCGGTGTCGCCGCTCTATTCCAAGGTCGGACCGACGGTCTTCCCCTACATCACCATGGCCGGCATGGTGGTCCTGTCCTTGCTGCTCATCGTGGCGGCGCTTCGGGGCGGCTGGCAGCCCGAGGAGGAAAAAGAGACGCCGACCGACTGGAAGGCGATGGGTTTCGTGGCTGCAGGCCTCGTCGCCAACCTTGTGCTCATCCAGCCGCTTGGCTTCACCGCCGCCTCGGTGATCATGTTTGTCCTGATCTGCTACGGTTTCGGCAGCCGGAATCCGCTGCGCGACGCGCTGCTCGGCCTCATCCTGGCGCTCGCGGCCTATTTCGGTTTCGCCAGGGCGCTCGGCGTCAACATCGGCGCCGGCTTCGTCGAGAACCAGTTGAACACGGCGATCAACGCCGTCATCGCCATGGTCAGGGGCTGA